The Camelina sativa cultivar DH55 unplaced genomic scaffold, Cs unpScaffold00507, whole genome shotgun sequence genome includes a window with the following:
- the LOC104773267 gene encoding DNA replication licensing factor MCM5: MSGWDEGAVYFSDQPQFPEAGDAATVSPHAVLTKFKEFIRNFEIEQNCFPYREALIDNPKRLLVHLEDLLAFDSDLPSLIRSAPADYLPVFEKAAGEVLAGLKMREANEGGEMEEPLPKDVQILLTSREDPVSMRLLGAQYISKLVKISGISIAASRVKAKATYVFLVCKNCKKTREVPCRPGLGGAIVPRSCDNIPQPGEEPCPLDPWMVVPDRSQYVDQQTLKLQENPEDVPTGELPRNMLLSVDRHLVQTIVPGTRLTVMGIYSIFQASSSSNSHKGAVAIRQPYIRVVGLEDTNEASSRGPANFTPDEEEEFKKFGDSQDVYANICTKIAPSIFGHEDVKRAVACLLFGGSRKSLPDGVKLRGDINVLLLGDPSTAKSQFLKFVEKTAPIAVYTSGKGSSAAGLTASVIRDSSTREFYLEGGAMVLADGGVVCIDEFDKMRPEDRVAIHEAMEQQTISIAKAGITTVLNSRTSVLAAANPPSGRYDDLKTAQDNIDLQTTILSRFDLIFIVKDIRKYSQDREIASHIIRVHASAEKFSGENTDAKEDNWLKRYIQYCRARCHPRLSKAAAEILQQKYVTIRMDMKRRAHETGEAAPIPITVRQLEAIIRLSESLAKMRLSHEATEDDVGKAFKLFDTSTMDAARSGINQQINITGEMANEIKQAETQIKRRMGIGARLSERRLIEDLARMGMNDSMVRRALLIMHQRGEVEYQRERRSIVRKA; encoded by the exons ATGTCAGGTTGGGACGAAGGCGCAGTTTACTTCAGCGACCAGCCGCAGTTCCCGGAGGCCGGGGACGCCGCCACCGTCAGCCCCCATGCCGTCTTAACCAAATTTAAGGAATTCATTCGAAATTTCGAGATCGAGCAGAACTGCTTCCCTTACAGAGAAGCTCTCATCGATAACCCTAAGAGACTTCTTGTCCACCTCGAAGATCTCCTGGCCTTCGATTCTGATCTCCCGTCTTTAATCCGATCCGCTCCTGCTGATTATCTCCCTGTG TTTGAGAAAGCAGCTGGTGAAGTTTTGGCTGGATTGAAAATGAGGGAAGCTAATGAGGGAGGGGAAATGGAGGAACCTTTGCCAAAGGATGTTCAGATTTTACTGACTTCAAGAGAGGATCCAGTGTCAATGCGGTTACTTGGG GCCCAGTACATCTCAAAATTGGTTAAAATCTCTGGGATCAGCATTGCAGCTTCGAGAGTGAAAGCAAAGGCCACTTACGTATTTTTAGTATGTAAGAATTGTAAAAAAACAAGGGAAGTTCCATGTCGCCCGGGTCTTGGTGGGGCAATTGTTCCTCGATCATGTGATAATATTCCACAG CCTGGGGAAGAACCTTGCCCTCTTGATCCATGGATGGTGGTTCCTGATAGGAGCCAGTATGTTGATCAGCAGACATTAAAGCTACAGGAGAATCCGGAG GATGTTCCTACTGGAGAACTTCCAAGGAATATGCTTCTCTCAGTTGATCGTCATCTTGTACAAACAATTGTACCTGGAACCAGACTGACAGTAATGGGTATCTACAGCATTTTCcaagcttcatcatcatctaacTC GCATAAAGGTGCAGTTGCAATTCGACAGCCTTACATAAGAGTTGTTGGATTGGAAGACACAAATGAAGCGAGTTCTCGTGGCCCTGCCAACTTCACTCCTGACGAA GAGGAAGAATTCAAAAAGTTTGGTGATAGTCAAGATGTATATGCAAACATTTGCACCAAGATCGCTCCTTCTATTTTTGGTCATGAGGATGTGAAGAGAGCAGTGGCGTGTCTTCTCTTTGGAGGATCAAGGAAG AGCCTGCCGGATGGAGTGAAACTAAGAGGTGATATTAATGTTCTGCTTCTGGGAGACCCATCAACTGCAAAATCACAG TTTCTTAAATTTGTGGAGAAGACGGCTCCAATAGCTGTTTATACATCTGGAAAAGGATCTTCGGCTGCTGGGCTCACGGCGTCGGTGATTCGAGATAGCAGCACA CGAGAGTTCTATCTTGAAGGTGGTGCTATGGTTTTGGCTGATGGAGGAGTCGTGTGTATTGATGAATTTGACAAAATGAGACCGGAAGATAG gGTTGCTATACATGAAGCAATGGAGCAGCAGACAATCTCCATTGCAAAAGCTGGAATAACAACTGTCCTTAACTCTAGAACCTCGGTGCTTGCTGCTGCTAACCCGCCATCTGGTCGATATGATGACCTTAAG ACTGCACAGGACAATATTGATTTGCAAACAACAATTCTTTCTAGATTTGATCTTATCTTCATTGTCAAGGACATCAGGAAATATTCTCAAGACAGG GAAATAGCCAGCCATATTATAAGGGTTCATGCATCTGCGGAAAAATTTTCGGGTGAAAACACAGATGCTAAAGAAGATAATTGGCTCAAAAG GTATATACAATACTGTCGGGCAAGGTGCCATCCCCGTCTCTCAAAAGCCGCTGCTGAGATTCTGCAGCAGAAATATGTCACGATCAGAATG GATATGAAGAGACGTGCACATGAAACAGGAGAGGCTGCTCCGATACCTATCACAGTGAGACAACTCGAAGCTATTATCAGACTGAGTGAGTCACTTGCAAAAATGAGACT GTCACACGAGGCCACAGAAGATGATGTAGGCAAAGCCTTTAAACTTTTTGATACCTCAACCATGGATGCAGCAAGATCAGGGATAAATCAACAGATAAACATAACAGGCGAAATGGCTAATGAGATCAAG CAAGCTGAAACACAGATAAAGAGAAGAATGGGGATTGGAGCTCGGTTATCAGAGAGAAGACTTATAGAAGATCTGGCTAGGATGGGAATGAACGATTCAATG GTGAGGAGGGCTTTGTTAATAATGCACCAGAGAGGTGAAGTTGAGTACCAGCGAGAGAGACGTTCCATTGTCCGCAAAGCTTGA